The Gemmata palustris genome includes a region encoding these proteins:
- the queC gene encoding 7-cyano-7-deazaguanine synthase QueC gives MRVVKAVVLLSGGLDSTTALAVARNQGFECYTLAVDYGQRHRVELVRAATVATALGAVDHRVVKLDLRQIGGSALTADIAVPKDRSADDMTHGVPVTYVPARNTILLGLALGLAEVVGAFDIFIGANVLDYSGYPDCRPEFLSAFEGLANLATKAGTEGTGKFRVHSPLLKMTKAEIIREGTKLGVDYAQTLSCYDPDATGRACGRCDSCSLRKKGFAEAGQPDPTQYQ, from the coding sequence GTGCGTGTTGTGAAAGCGGTCGTGCTTCTCAGCGGCGGATTGGACAGCACCACGGCGCTCGCGGTCGCGCGGAACCAGGGCTTTGAGTGTTACACGCTGGCCGTCGATTACGGGCAGCGGCACCGCGTCGAACTCGTGCGCGCCGCGACCGTGGCTACCGCGCTCGGTGCGGTCGATCACCGCGTCGTGAAGCTCGACCTCCGGCAAATCGGCGGGTCCGCGCTCACGGCGGACATCGCGGTGCCGAAGGACCGCTCCGCGGACGATATGACCCACGGCGTTCCGGTGACGTATGTCCCGGCGCGCAACACGATCTTACTCGGTTTGGCGCTCGGGTTGGCGGAAGTGGTCGGCGCGTTCGACATCTTCATCGGCGCTAACGTCCTGGATTACAGTGGTTACCCCGACTGCCGGCCCGAGTTCCTGAGCGCGTTCGAGGGCCTCGCGAACCTCGCGACGAAAGCCGGTACCGAGGGCACGGGGAAGTTCCGCGTTCACTCGCCGCTGCTCAAGATGACGAAAGCGGAGATCATTCGCGAAGGGACCAAACTTGGTGTGGATTACGCGCAGACGTTGAGTTGCTACGATCCCGACGCGACGGGCCGGGCGTGCGGCCGGTGCGACTCGTGCTCGCTGCGCAAGAAGGGCTTCGCCGAAGCCGGTCAACCGGACCCGACGCAGTACCAGTGA
- the queF gene encoding preQ(1) synthase: MELTETPAIEQLETFPNPRPGREFAIEIVCPEFTSVCPKTGQPDFGTITFTYTPGETCVELKSLKLYLQRFRNQGIFYEQVTNRLLDDFVAACKPVRCKVVSVWTPRGGISTTVTCVHEANEQPV, from the coding sequence ATGGAACTGACCGAAACCCCGGCCATCGAGCAGTTGGAAACGTTCCCGAACCCGCGCCCGGGGCGGGAGTTTGCGATCGAGATCGTATGCCCGGAGTTCACGAGCGTGTGCCCGAAGACCGGCCAGCCGGACTTCGGCACGATCACGTTCACGTACACGCCGGGTGAAACGTGCGTCGAGTTGAAGTCGCTGAAGCTTTACCTGCAGCGGTTCCGCAATCAGGGGATCTTCTACGAACAGGTGACGAACCGGCTGCTCGATGATTTCGTGGCCGCGTGTAAGCCGGTGCGGTGCAAAGTGGTGTCGGTGTGGACGCCGCGTGGCGGCATCAGCACGACCGTGACGTGCGTGCATGAAGCGAACGAGCAGCCGGTGTGA
- a CDS encoding tetratricopeptide repeat protein, which translates to MVRHGTVALAALVVGLLALSEGRASLHHPDDPMAIPVSEKGAPEALSFEEFGRRRLVLLNASNPKWPLDNSDPRDPAKKIRTDRGTVKDRIDKRSALRGRSELDSVALAVDLLRFGQPAEATGALRDQRRGFLPNITHAHIEAAQGNWDRAFQFLDIANEERPPKEVPGLKPQELAWQLKLNTGPLLKLVRLRMNEARGAKPAPENELPDAIFPVNFADTVDGALVPGERAKLPPDALATVQQLVLWFPHDPRLYWLLGELYAAKGEFAAARKIMDECVGTFTYSNRKVLMQHREAVTKAADAKGAAPEDPLFAQPDSAPPPPAPALPFSMGAVWIYFGVVGVIALFAAVRALMKLKSKLN; encoded by the coding sequence GTGGTTCGTCACGGTACGGTCGCTCTCGCTGCCCTCGTCGTGGGCCTTCTGGCTTTATCCGAGGGGCGGGCGTCGCTGCACCACCCGGACGACCCGATGGCGATCCCGGTGAGCGAAAAGGGCGCACCCGAAGCGCTTTCCTTTGAAGAATTCGGGCGCCGGCGCCTCGTGTTACTGAACGCGAGCAACCCGAAGTGGCCGCTCGACAATTCCGATCCAAGAGACCCGGCGAAGAAAATCAGGACCGACCGCGGTACGGTCAAGGATCGCATCGACAAACGGTCGGCGCTCCGCGGCCGGTCGGAACTGGATAGCGTCGCACTGGCGGTTGACCTGCTCCGGTTCGGTCAACCGGCCGAGGCCACCGGCGCGCTAAGGGACCAGCGCAGAGGATTTCTGCCGAACATCACGCACGCACACATCGAGGCCGCGCAGGGGAACTGGGACCGCGCGTTTCAGTTCCTCGATATCGCGAACGAGGAGCGCCCACCGAAGGAGGTTCCCGGCCTCAAGCCCCAAGAGCTCGCGTGGCAACTCAAGCTGAACACCGGACCGTTACTGAAGTTGGTGCGGCTCCGAATGAACGAAGCGAGGGGCGCCAAACCCGCGCCGGAAAACGAACTGCCGGACGCGATCTTCCCCGTGAACTTCGCGGACACGGTCGACGGCGCGCTGGTGCCGGGGGAGCGGGCGAAACTCCCGCCCGATGCGCTCGCGACCGTGCAACAGCTCGTGCTGTGGTTCCCGCACGACCCGCGCCTCTACTGGCTGCTCGGTGAACTGTACGCGGCGAAGGGGGAATTCGCCGCCGCGCGGAAGATCATGGACGAGTGCGTGGGGACGTTCACTTACAGTAACCGCAAGGTGCTGATGCAGCACCGCGAAGCGGTGACGAAGGCCGCGGACGCGAAGGGGGCCGCGCCCGAAGATCCGCTCTTCGCACAGCCCGATAGTGCTCCTCCTCCGCCGGCCCCGGCGCTGCCGTTCTCAATGGGCGCGGTGTGGATCTACTTCGGCGTGGTCGGGGTGATCGCGCTGTTCGCGGCCGTTCGCGCGCTAATGAAACTCAAAAGTAAACTCAATTGA
- a CDS encoding macro domain-containing protein, whose translation MIENVWLVHPDEAMCAAFRRRFAGLRGVRVVRGRFEDLEPHDCFVTAGNAFGIMTAGIDAAVVGAFGEELMARVQHRIMNDYFGEQPIGTAFVLGTGSSAIPFLVHAPTMRVPGNIDGTDKVYCATWAALLAVQAHNTTNAHRIETVAFPAMGTGFGGVPFDEAARQMAVAWRNYLEPPHRLDWDFVVERHRAICYDGPRQVAR comes from the coding sequence ATGATCGAAAACGTGTGGCTCGTTCACCCCGATGAGGCGATGTGTGCGGCGTTCCGGCGCCGGTTCGCCGGGCTGCGCGGCGTTCGCGTCGTTCGGGGCCGTTTTGAAGACCTGGAACCACACGACTGCTTCGTCACCGCGGGAAATGCGTTCGGCATCATGACCGCGGGCATTGATGCGGCCGTGGTCGGGGCCTTCGGCGAAGAACTGATGGCGCGCGTCCAGCACCGCATCATGAACGACTACTTCGGCGAGCAACCGATCGGCACCGCGTTCGTGTTGGGAACCGGCAGCTCCGCGATCCCGTTTCTGGTTCACGCGCCGACGATGCGCGTCCCCGGCAACATTGACGGGACGGACAAAGTGTACTGCGCGACCTGGGCCGCGCTGCTCGCGGTTCAGGCCCACAACACAACGAACGCGCACCGAATCGAAACGGTCGCGTTCCCCGCGATGGGCACCGGATTCGGCGGGGTACCGTTCGACGAGGCCGCGCGCCAAATGGCGGTCGCGTGGCGCAACTACCTCGAACCGCCGCACCGACTCGACTGGGATTTCGTGGTCGAGCGCCACCGCGCCATTTGCTACGACGGCCCGCGCCAGGTCGCCCGCTGA
- a CDS encoding DNA-3-methyladenine glycosylase family protein, whose protein sequence is MSTTYYKKVRKHLSGNCPVMKRIIDRVGPCTLTPNGDDPFTLLVRCVISQQISTKAAKSIYGRLVAALNGTPEGESGAPTIPIAELAKLTEAEYKACGISGPKQRTMRAVIDHVKAHPDLLPSIPDLDDDAVREQLTVIKGIGPWTVDMYLLFGLGRADVLAVGDYAIKVAVKNQFNLRKMPDAAKMTKLAKPWAPYRSVASWYLWRSLDAVKTEKEGT, encoded by the coding sequence ATGTCCACAACATATTACAAAAAGGTGCGCAAGCACCTTTCCGGCAATTGCCCGGTCATGAAGCGGATCATTGACCGCGTCGGGCCGTGTACGCTCACCCCCAACGGCGACGACCCGTTCACGTTGCTCGTGCGGTGCGTGATCTCACAACAAATCTCGACCAAAGCGGCCAAGTCAATTTACGGCCGGCTCGTCGCCGCGCTGAACGGCACGCCCGAAGGGGAGAGCGGTGCACCAACGATTCCGATTGCGGAGCTGGCGAAGCTCACCGAGGCGGAGTACAAGGCGTGCGGGATCTCGGGACCGAAACAACGGACCATGCGCGCGGTCATCGACCACGTGAAGGCCCACCCCGACCTGCTGCCGAGCATTCCCGACCTCGACGACGACGCGGTTCGTGAACAACTGACGGTCATCAAGGGCATCGGCCCCTGGACCGTCGATATGTACCTGCTCTTCGGTTTGGGGCGCGCGGACGTGCTGGCGGTCGGTGACTACGCGATCAAGGTCGCGGTGAAGAACCAGTTCAACCTGCGGAAGATGCCGGACGCGGCCAAAATGACCAAACTCGCGAAGCCGTGGGCACCGTACCGCAGCGTCGCGTCGTGGTACTTATGGCGCAGCTTGGACGCGGTGAAGACTGAAAAAGAGGGCACGTGA
- a CDS encoding patatin-like phospholipase family protein, translating to MHTRDMVDAAAQAEFSAQADSKQLAARSETVRKAALEKALKERNPNTPFREKNVLSLSGGGSFGAFSAGVLCGWTARGDRPEFDVVTGISTGALAAPFAFLGPAYDQQLKAFYTTLEAKDLYKMKPVRGLFRESLADNTPLAEKVAEVLSPQVICELAREHQKGRRLYIGTTAAESKQFVVWDIGAIACRGRPQDVKLIQQILLGSSAIPGAFPPQHIAVDVDGRCVTERHIDGGVSKALFVMPPYVPPEDRSKDPNADLAGTNVYFVVAGKLYADQEKIKPLALALASKEISAMIYAQTRGDLQRYFTTGMLTGMNYFLTSIPPEYPAPTSSMAFKIPQLTGMFNEGYRITCQGTAWRRTPPGVGPGEEDNVRAGTRLTYEVRGPVSRSEKGPTPFAPFPTLNEGIPPVPLVK from the coding sequence ATGCACACACGCGACATGGTCGATGCGGCCGCGCAAGCCGAGTTCAGCGCCCAAGCCGATTCCAAACAGCTCGCCGCCCGCTCGGAGACGGTGCGTAAAGCGGCTTTGGAAAAGGCCTTAAAGGAGCGCAACCCGAACACCCCGTTCCGGGAGAAGAACGTCCTCAGTTTGTCCGGGGGCGGATCGTTCGGAGCGTTCTCGGCGGGGGTTCTGTGCGGCTGGACCGCGCGCGGCGATCGGCCCGAGTTCGATGTCGTGACCGGCATCAGCACCGGCGCGCTGGCGGCGCCCTTCGCGTTCCTCGGGCCGGCCTACGACCAACAGTTGAAGGCGTTCTACACGACCCTGGAAGCAAAAGATCTCTACAAGATGAAGCCCGTGCGCGGGCTGTTCCGCGAGTCGCTCGCGGACAACACCCCGCTCGCCGAGAAGGTGGCGGAGGTGCTGTCCCCGCAGGTGATATGCGAACTGGCCCGGGAGCACCAAAAGGGTCGGCGCCTCTACATCGGCACGACCGCGGCGGAAAGCAAACAGTTCGTCGTCTGGGACATCGGGGCGATCGCCTGTCGCGGGCGCCCGCAGGACGTGAAGCTCATTCAGCAAATTCTCCTCGGATCGTCCGCCATTCCGGGCGCCTTCCCGCCGCAGCACATCGCCGTCGATGTGGACGGCCGGTGCGTGACGGAGCGGCACATCGACGGGGGCGTCTCGAAGGCCCTCTTCGTCATGCCGCCCTACGTGCCGCCGGAGGACCGCTCGAAAGACCCGAACGCGGACCTCGCGGGGACGAACGTGTATTTCGTCGTCGCCGGGAAGTTGTACGCCGACCAGGAGAAAATCAAGCCGCTGGCGCTCGCGCTGGCCAGCAAGGAAATCTCCGCGATGATCTACGCGCAAACGCGGGGCGACCTGCAGCGCTATTTCACGACCGGGATGCTGACGGGGATGAACTACTTTCTGACCTCCATCCCGCCCGAGTACCCGGCCCCGACGTCGAGCATGGCGTTCAAGATCCCGCAGCTCACGGGCATGTTCAACGAGGGGTACCGGATCACGTGTCAGGGGACCGCGTGGCGGCGCACACCGCCGGGCGTCGGCCCCGGCGAAGAGGACAACGTCCGGGCCGGGACGCGCCTGACGTATGAGGTCCGCGGCCCGGTTTCGCGGAGCGAGAAGGGGCCGACTCCCTTCGCGCCATTTCCCACTTTAAACGAAGGAATCCCCCCGGTCCCACTCGTCAAGTAG
- a CDS encoding carboxylesterase family protein: MRSLFLSAVVLCALGASQPVRADEKPKTGFVDKTFKNADGTTSPYVVFVPKSYDGAKEYPTILFLHGAGETKTEKTGTKMPVEVGIGPAIKKREKDFPFIVVIPQAEGFGWGADGKNAKRALAMLDEVQKAYKTDPKRQYLSGLSMGGMGTWSIAMAHPDRFAAIAPICGRGDTKTAEKIKDLPCWCFHGDADTAVKVEGSRDMIAAIKKAGGSPKYTEYPKVGHNSWDAAYGTDELYTWLLEQKKK; the protein is encoded by the coding sequence ATGCGCTCCCTGTTCCTCTCCGCGGTCGTGCTGTGCGCGCTCGGCGCGTCGCAGCCGGTTCGAGCTGATGAGAAGCCGAAAACCGGCTTCGTGGACAAAACGTTCAAGAACGCGGACGGCACCACCTCGCCCTACGTCGTGTTCGTCCCCAAGAGCTACGACGGCGCGAAGGAGTACCCCACGATCCTGTTCCTGCACGGCGCCGGTGAGACCAAGACCGAAAAAACGGGCACGAAGATGCCGGTCGAAGTCGGCATCGGGCCGGCGATCAAAAAGCGCGAAAAAGATTTCCCGTTCATTGTCGTGATCCCGCAAGCCGAAGGGTTCGGGTGGGGCGCGGACGGCAAGAACGCGAAGCGCGCCCTGGCGATGCTCGACGAGGTGCAGAAGGCGTACAAGACCGACCCGAAGCGGCAGTACCTCAGCGGGCTGTCGATGGGCGGGATGGGAACGTGGAGCATCGCGATGGCGCACCCCGATCGGTTCGCGGCCATCGCGCCGATTTGCGGGCGCGGCGACACGAAGACCGCCGAGAAGATCAAAGACCTCCCGTGCTGGTGCTTCCACGGGGACGCGGACACGGCCGTGAAGGTCGAGGGCTCGCGCGACATGATCGCGGCGATTAAAAAGGCCGGCGGGAGCCCCAAATACACCGAGTACCCGAAGGTCGGCCACAACTCGTGGGACGCGGCCTACG